In Shewanella psychrotolerans, the genomic stretch AAATTGCGCACAACTTAATTTGCTGCTAGTCTAAGATTAAAACAAGCATGGGAGAGTATTATGTCTATTTATGATTTTTCAGTAACAAGGATTGATGGTAGCGAACAACCAATGAGTGACTTTAAAGGTAAAGTCTTGCTTATCGTCAATACTGCCAGCAAGTGTGGATTTACACCCCAGTACAAGGCCCTGCAGGCTTTGTATGATTCTTATGGCCCTGAGCACTTTGCTGTACTGGGGTTTCCTTGTAATCAATTCGGTAAACAGGAGCAAGGAGACGAGTCGCAGATAAGTCAGTTTTGTGAACTCAATTTTGGGGTTAATTTTCCACTATTTGCAAAAATAGAGGTCAACGGAGACGGTGCTAGCCCACTGTATCGTTACTTAAAGAAACAAGCTAAAGGTCTATTAGGTAGTGAATCGATTAAATGGAATTTCACTAAATTCTTAGTCAATAGTGACGGAGAGGTCCTTGAGCGATTCGCCCCAACAACCACACCCGAATCTCTTGAACAAAAGATAAAATCTTTACTCAATTAATCCAAACAGATAGCAAAAATATGGCAATAAACTGAAATTAATTTGTTTATTTTTTGAACTTTATTGACGTTACTGGCTCAAATAATTGAACGCGAAGAATTGATTTTTCATGTTCATCATTCTCCCTGGGACTTCTAGCGCGGTCCCCTTGATCTTCCTAGATCAATGGCAACTAGATAGGTTGCCTTTTTTTATATTCCCAATAAAAACACTTTAAAACAACATCTTATATGGAGATAGAAATATCCATATAAGATAATTTGAAAAATTTAAACTATTTTCACATCATTTACTGAACTTCTTTAAAAATTGCGACTCTGATAATAGGTAACAGATTTTTTCATCATTGTTTGTTCATCATCTCCCTTTGGTGACCCTATCGGTCCCAAGAGCATTATCCAAAGCTAGCGCATATGGCTAATGACTCTAAAACACTTTGTTTATGGCAACCTTTGGTTGCCATTTTTTTGTGCTAAACCTTTTTTATTCTAAACCATTGAAGCCGTATTGAAATAAAACTCAATTTTTTACGATAAGGTGGGAACTAACCGTTAATCTGCGACTCTGATAATAGGTAACAGATTTTTTCATCATTGTTTGTTCATCATCCCCCCTTTGGAGACCCTATATAGGTCCCAAGAGCATTACCCAAAAGCTAGCGCATATGGCTAATGACTCTAAAACACTTTGTTTATGGCAACCTTTGGTTGCCATTTTTTTTGTGCTAAACCTTTTTGTTCTAAACCTTTTTTGTTCTAAACCATTGAAGCCGTATTGAAATAAAACTCTATTTTTTACAATAAGGTGGGAACTAACCGTTAATCTGCGACTCTGATAATAGGTAACAGATTTTTCATCATGTTTGTTCATCATCTCCCTTTGGTGACCCTATCGGTCCCAAGAGCATTACCCAAAGCTAGCGCATATGGCTGATGACTCTAAAAACACTTTGTTTATGGCAACCTTTGGTTGCCATTTTTTTTAGCTAGTTGGCAAACTGCTTATCTAATTGCACGACTAAAGAGGGGTGATAACCGCTCCGCGCCTTGGCATAGATAGCAGCTAACTCAGAGTGATAGCCAGCAAGCTGCAACTCGGTAAATAGCGGGCGCACAAACTTACCACGACCAATTTTCACCAGATAGCGCTCAAGCGCAGGTAGTACAAGGTCGTAGTGATTACGGATCGCCACTCGATACCAATCACAGGCTATTTCGGCGTTAGTTGAGTGGGTAAAATCAAACACTTCGTCTAACTGCATCAATGTTTGTTGATCGACACTGCCAGGCAAGCTACCCAAAAAATACTGCCAATGATGTACGCGCCAATCT encodes the following:
- a CDS encoding glutathione peroxidase; this translates as MSIYDFSVTRIDGSEQPMSDFKGKVLLIVNTASKCGFTPQYKALQALYDSYGPEHFAVLGFPCNQFGKQEQGDESQISQFCELNFGVNFPLFAKIEVNGDGASPLYRYLKKQAKGLLGSESIKWNFTKFLVNSDGEVLERFAPTTTPESLEQKIKSLLN